One Glycine max cultivar Williams 82 chromosome 3, Glycine_max_v4.0, whole genome shotgun sequence DNA window includes the following coding sequences:
- the LOC100788960 gene encoding protein DETOXIFICATION 21-like, which yields MEGNLEKKLLSKEEVSEEDNLSLVKRVWEESKEMWIVAAPAIFTRFTTFGINVISQAFIGHIGSRELAAYALVFTVIIRFANGILLGMSSALSTLCGQAYGAKEYDMMGVYLQRSSIVLFLTALCLLPVFIFTSPILMLLGQDENIAQVAGTISLWSIPILFAYIVSFNCQTFLQSQSKNVVIAFLAALSIIIHVFLSWLLTIQFKFGIPGAMISTILAFWIPNIGQLIFITCGWCDETWKGFSFLAFKDLGPVVKLSLSSGAMLCLELWYNTVLILLTGNMKNAEVEINALSICININGWEMMIALGFMAAASVRVANELGRGSSQAAKFSIVVSVLTSFVIGFILFVLFLFLREKIAYLFTSNEDVVTAVGDLSPLLALSLLLNSIQPVLSGVAVGAGWQSTVAYVNIGCYYLIGIPVGIVLGNIIHLEVKGIWIGMLFGTLVQTIVLTIITYKTNWDEQVTIARNRISKWYKVELDHETSTSDN from the exons ATGGAGGGGAATCTAGAGAAGAAGTTGCTGAGCAAAGAGGAAGTGTCAGAAGAAGATAATTTATCATTGGTGAAGAGGGTGTGGGAAGAGAGCAAAGAGATGTGGATAGTGGCAGCACCAGCCATATTCACAAGGTTTACGACCTTTGGCATCAATGTTATAAGCCAAGCTTTTATTGGTCATATTGGTTCAAGAGAACTCGCTGCCTATGCTCTTGTATTCACTGTCATCATACGTTTCGCCAATGGTATTCTG TTAGGAATGTCAAGTGCGTTATCAACACTTTGTGGACAAGCATACGGTGCAAAAGAATATGACATGATGGGAGTGTATCTTCAAAGATCATCGATAGTTTTGTTCTTAACTGCACTCTGTCTTCTTCCTGTGTTCATCTTCACAAGCCCAATATTGATGCTCTTAGGCCAAGATGAGAACATAGCACAAGTGGCAGGAACCATTTCTCTTTGGTCAATTCCTATCTTATTTGCTTATATTGTCTCATTCAATTGCCAGACATTCCTTCAATCTCAAAGCAAGAATGTCGTAATTGCATTCTTGGCAGCTTTATCAATAATCATTCATGTGTTTCTTTCTTGGCTATTGACTATACAATTCAAGTTTGGGATTCCTGGTGCAATGATTTCAACAATTTTGGCATTCTGGATTCCTAATATTggtcaattaatatttattacgtGTGGTTGGTGCGATGAAACATGGAAAGGTTTCTCATTTTTAGCATTCAAAGATCTTGGGCCTGTTGTCAAGCTTTCCCTTTCATCTGGTGCCATGTTATG tCTTGAGCTCTGGTACAACACGGTATTGATTCTTTTGACTGGTAACATGAAAAATGCTGAGGTTGAAATCAATGCTCTCTCTATATG TATTAACATCAATGGATGGGAAATGATGATAGCACTTGGTTTCATGGCTGCAGCAAG TGTTAGAGTGGCAAATGAACTTGGAAGAGGAAGCTCACAAGCTGCAAAGTTTTCTATAGTTGTATCAGTGCTTACATCATTTGTAATTGGGTTTATcttatttgttctttttttatttttaagagaaaaaatagctTATCTTTTTACTTCAAACGAAGATGTGGTTACTGCTGTGGGGGATTTGTCACCTTTGTTAGCGCTTTCTTTGTTACTAAATAGTATTCAACCTGTACTCTCAG GGGTGGCTGTTGGAGCAGGGTGGCAGAGCACTGTAGCGTATGTGAACATAGGGTGTTATTACCTCATAGGTATTCCAGTTGGAATAGTACTTGGTAACATTATTCACTTGGAAGTCAAG GGTATTTGGATTGGAATGTTGTTTGGGACACTAGTTCAAACTATAGTCCTAACTATAATCACCTACAAAACTAATTGGGATGAGCAG GTAACTATAGCCCGTAATCGTATTAGTAAGTGGTATAAGGTGGAACTTGATCATGAAACAAGTACATCAGATAATTAG
- the LOC100789487 gene encoding protein DETOXIFICATION 21 — translation MQGGVKEKLLIKEKKTSEQEEEELSLVKRVWNESKVMWVVAAPGIFTRFSTFGINVISQAFIGHIGSRELAAYALVFTVLIRFANGILLGMASALSTLCGQAYGAKEYVMMGVHLQRSWIVMSITSLFLLPVFIFTRPILMLLGQDENIAEVAGNISLWSIPMIFAFIASFTCQNFLQSQSKNTIISFLAAFSIVIHLFLSWLLTIQFKLEIPGAMTSTNLAFWIPNIGQLIFITCGWCSDTWKGFSFLAFKDLWPVVKLSLSSGIMLCLELWYNTILVLLTGNMENAEVQIDALSICLNINGWEMMISLGFMAAASVRVANELGKGSSKAAKFSIVVTVLTSLAIGFVLFLFFLFLRGKLAYIFTSNKDVADAVGDLSPLLAISILLNSVQPVLSGVAIGAGWQSIVAYVNIGCYYIIGIPVGVVLGNVLNLQVKGIWIGMLFGTFIQTVVLTVITYKTDWDEQVTKARNRINKWSKVESDHETITSDD, via the exons atgcaGGGGGGTGTGAAGGAGAAGTTGTtgatcaaagagaaaaaaacatcaGAACAAGAAGAAGAGGAATTATCATTGGTGAAGAGGGTGTGGAATGAGAGCAAGGTGATGTGGGTAGTGGCAGCACCAGGCATTTTTACAAGGTTCTCCACCTTTGGTATCAATGTTATAAGCCAAGCATTTATTGGTCATATTGGTTCAAGGGAACTTGCTGCTTATGCTCTTGTGTTCACTGTTCTCATACGCTTTGCCAATGGAATTCTG TTAGGAATGGCGAGTGCGTTGTCAACACTTTGCGGACAAGCATACGGTGCAAAAGAATATGTCATGATGGGAGTGCATCTTCAAAGATCATGGATAGTTATGTCCATAACTTCACTCTTTCTTCTTCCGGTGTTCATCTTCACGAGGCCGATTTTGATGCTCTTAGGCCAAGATGAGAATATAGCAGAAGTGGCAGGAAATATTTCTCTTTGGTCAATTCCTATGATATTTGCTTTTATTGCCTCTTTCACTTGCCAGAATTTCCTGCAATCTCAAAGCAAAAATACCATCATTTCTTTCTTGGCAGCATTCTCAATAGTTATTCATTTGTTCCTCTCTTGGCTATTGACAATTCAATTCAAGCTCGAGATTCCTGGTGCAATGACTTCAACAAATTTGGCATTTTGGATTCCTAATATTGGTCaactaatatttataacatgTGGTTGGTGCTCCGATACATGGAAAGGTTTCTCATTTTTGGCATTCAAAGATCTTTGGCCTGTTGTCAAGCTTTCCCTTTCATCTGGTATCATGTTATG TCTTGAGCTCTGGTACAACACAATATTGGTTCTTTTAACGGGCAACATGGAAAATGCTGAGGTCCAAATTGATGCTCTATCTATATG CCTCAACATCAATGGATGGGAAATGATGATATCACTTGGTTTCATGGCTGCTGCAAG TGTTCGAGTGGCAAACGAGCTTGGAAAAGGAAGCTCCAAAGCTGCAAAGTTCTCTATAGTTGTGACAGTGCTTACATCCTTGGCCATTGGATTTGttctcttcttatttttcttatttttaagggGAAAACTTGCTTACATATTTACCTCAAATAAAGACGTGGCCGATGCCGTTGGGGACTTGTCACCTTTGTTGGCAATCTCTATTCTACTAAACAGTGTTCAACCTGTACTCTCAG GGGTTGCTATTGGAGCAGGGTGGCAAAGTATTGTAGCATATGTGAACATAGGGTGTTATTACATCATAGGTATTCCTGTAGGAGTTGTGCTTGGTAAcgttttgaatttgcaagtCAAG GGTATTTGGATTGGAATGTTGTTTGGAACATTTATTCAAACCGTAGTGCTGACTGTAATCACTTACAAAACTGATTGGGACGAACAG GTAACTAAAGCTCGTAATCGTATTAATAAGTGGTCCAAGGTGGAATCTGATCATGAAACAATTACATCAGATGATTAG